The genomic region TCGGGGCCGTTCGACCAAGCCACCGAGATCGGGTCACCCGGAGTAGCAGCCGAACGCGTCAACGACGACGGCGTCGCCTCACCACCACAATGCGCGCACACGACGAGAGGCTCCAGGACGTTGCCGCACGAGTGCTCCCACACGAGCGGAAGGGGCCCCTCGGTCACGTACGCGTCGCCCCACTCCTTGAGCAGAAGCATCACGTTGTGCAGCGCACGGCCCGACTCGGTCAGCACGTACTCATGGCGCGGCGGATGCGAGGAGTACTGGCGCTTCTCCAGCACGCCGGAGGCCACGAGCTTCTTCAGGCGCGCGGCCAGCACGTCGCGGGAAGCGCCGGTGTTCGCGGCGATCTGGTCGAAGCGGCGGTTGCCGAAGAACACCTCGCGCAACGCCAGCAGCGACCACCGCTCGCCGACCACCTCCAGCGCGTTCGCCACCGAGCAGGTTCGAGGAGCCATGTGACCACACTATCAGTCGGTTGGGAAATCAAACCGACGGTGACCGGGTTGGTTTGAAATACCAACTCAGGAGGTAGTGATGGACTTCAGCAACCAGACGGTGCTCGTGACGGGTGCCAACCGCGGGCTCGGCCGGGTGTTCGCCCAGGAGCTCGTCCGGCGCGGCGCCAAGGTCTACGGCGGCGCGCGCAGGCCCGAGTCCGTTGTGGACGACGGCGTGATCCCGGTTCGGCTCGACGTCACCGACGACGCCTCGGTCGCGGCGGTGGCGAAGGAGCTCGGCGACACCACGATCGTGGTCAACAACGCCGGAGTGCTCGTCGCGGGCGACGACGTTGACAGCATCAAGGCAGAGTTCGAGGTCAACTTCTACGGCCTCGTGCGCACCACGGACGCGTTCGCGCCCATTCTGAAAGCCAATGGCGGCGGCGTGGTCGTCAACGTGCTGAGCATCCTGTCGTTCGTCGGCAAGGCGCAGTGGCGGGGCTACGCGGCGTCGAAGGCGGCGGGGTGGTCGTTCACCAAGTCGGCGCGGGAAGCGTTGCGG from Lentzea guizhouensis harbors:
- a CDS encoding winged helix-turn-helix transcriptional regulator translates to MAPRTCSVANALEVVGERWSLLALREVFFGNRRFDQIAANTGASRDVLAARLKKLVASGVLEKRQYSSHPPRHEYVLTESGRALHNVMLLLKEWGDAYVTEGPLPLVWEHSCGNVLEPLVVCAHCGGEATPSSLTRSAATPGDPISVAWSNGPELQARSH
- a CDS encoding SDR family oxidoreductase encodes the protein MDFSNQTVLVTGANRGLGRVFAQELVRRGAKVYGGARRPESVVDDGVIPVRLDVTDDASVAAVAKELGDTTIVVNNAGVLVAGDDVDSIKAEFEVNFYGLVRTTDAFAPILKANGGGVVVNVLSILSFVGKAQWRGYAASKAAGWSFTKSAREALREQGTRVVAVHAGFIDTDMVSDITAPKITPMDVVSQVLQAIQNGDDEVLADDRTRSVKAALAF